The following nucleotide sequence is from Psychroserpens sp. Hel_I_66.
CGCCAACGTCCCGCTTTGGCTATCCCGAAGAATTTAAGTTATTGGTCGATAAATTCCATCAAAACGATATAGGGATCATTCTCGATTGGGTACCATCGCATTTTCCTGAAGATGCTCACGGACTAGGTTTCTTTGATGGCTCAGCCCTTTACGAACATCCAGATCCTAGAAAAGGCTATCATAACGATTGGAAGAGTTTGATTTTTAACTACGGAAGAAATGAAGTAAAGTCCTTTTTAATAAGTAACGCCATATTTTGGTTAGATCAGTATCATGCAGACGGTTTGCGTGTAGACGCAGTAGCATCTATGTTATTTTTAGATTATTCTCGAGAAGATGGCGAGTGGGAACCAAATATGTTTGGTGGCAGGGAAAACCTCGAGGCAATGTCATTTCTTCGTGAAATGAACGAAGCGGTATATTCATCATTTCCAGATGTACAAACCATTGCAGAAGAGTCAACCGCATTCCCAATGGTATCAAAACCAACTTTTATGGGAGGTTTAGGCTTTGGCATGAAATGGATGATGGGCTGGATGCACGATACACTTCAGTATTTTTCAAAAGAATCCATCTATAAAAGATTTCACCAAAATGATCTCACCTTCTCTATGACCTATGCATTTACCGAGAATTTTATGCTCCCTTTAAGTCACGACGAAGTGGTTTACGGTAAAAAATCAATATTAGGTAGAATGCCAGGAGATGAGTGGCAACGTTTTGCAAATTTAAGACTATTGTACAGTTACATGTTTACACATCCTGGAACTAAGATTTTATTTCAAGGTGGAGAATTTGGACAAAGTAGCGAGTGGAATTTTGAGCAGAGCCTAGATTGGCATTTGTTACAATATGCACCACACCAAGGCGTACAAGAATTATATAAAGATTTAAACGAATTTTATAAATCACAACCAGCATTATATGAAAAGCAATTTTCTGCGGAAGGCTTTGAATGGATAGACTATGGGGATTCTAAAAATTCAGTATTTACATATATAAGAAAAGGAAACGATTCTAAAGATGATGTGATCATTGCCTGTAATATGACGCCTGTACCAAAGGAAAACTATAAAGTTGGACTTCCGAAGAAAGGTAATTTAAAAGAAGTATTCAATAGTGATTTAAAAAAATACTACGGAAGCGGTCAATACATTAATAAAACAAAAACCACAAAAGCAGAAGCTTGGAACTTTAGGGACCATTCTATTGAGATTGATATTCCGCCTTTAGGAATGGTTGCTTTTAAGTATGGCAAATAGTGTTTGGTATTACATGTTTTAAAAACTAATAGAATTAAATTAAGCATTCATATGCACACATTTTTATTAGACCACATTGCACTTTCAGTCAAGAATGTCAACGAATCTATCGCGTTTTATCAAAAAGTATTACAGCTAAAGGAAATAAAGAATACCGCTTCAAGTTCTAAAACAAGATGGTTGTCTTTTGGAGATGGTAAGCAATTGCATTTGATTCCACGTCCAGATGCTGAAATAAAAACAAATAAAGCAGTTCATTTTGCTTTATCAACTTATGATTTAAAATCTTTTAAAGAGCATTTAAAAACGTTGGAAATCAACTATTCTGATTGGAGAGATACAACTGAAAAAAATTACATTAGAGATGATGGTATAGAGCAAGTCTATTTTCAAGACCCAAATGGTTATTGGATTGAGATAAACAATGGTTAATTATAAATAAAAAAATCTTCCATTTAATTACACCAAGAGCATTATTCCTAGTATTTCGTAGATGGTATCATTTTCCGAAATCGTTATAGTTAACAATTCCTAACAATAACTATTTGCTTTACTTTTATACGTCCCAATTTTTCCGTTTTTTTACATGTTTTACACAGATAGAAATAAATTATGATTGTAAATACCGAACTAGAAAACAAAGGTAATTTAACACCTACAAAAATAATCCACTTCAAAAAAGACGTGGACACGCTCTATTTTTCCGCAGAAAATGATGTCGTACTCCAGCTAACGGTTTTAAGGGATAGTGTGTTGCGTTTTCGATACACCACAACAGGAACTTTTGAAAATGATTTCTCCTATGCTATTACAAAATACGCAAGTACGGGTTACAACCATTTGGAAATAGAAGAGTTTGAAGACCATTATAAAATCACAACATCGAAACTCATTTGCCATATTTCTAAGGATAATATGGGAGTTAAGATATATGATGCTAAAGACAATGTTTTGATCAATGAAGACGAAGTTGGTTTTCACTGGGAAGAAAGTTACCAATATGGTGGAAACATCGTTAAAATGAGTAAAGTATCTCGAGATGGCGAGAGTTATTACGGTCTTGGTGATAAACCTAGCCACTTAAATTTAAAAGGAAAACGCTTTCAAAATTGGGTGACAGATTCTTATGCCTACGGAAAAGATACAGATCCAATTTATAAGTCCATCCCATTTTACACAGGCTTGCATAACAAAAAAGCCTACGGAATCTTTTTTGACAATTCATTTAGGTCATTTTTCGATTTTGCGCATGAACGTCGTAACATCACCAGTTTTTGGGCAGAAGGTGGTGAAATGAACTACTATTTTTTCTACGGTCCAAAAATGACCGAAGTTGTAGAAAGTTATACCGATCTAACAGGAAAACCACACCTTTTGCCACCACTTTGGGCATTAGGTTTTCACCAATGTAAATGGAGTTATTACCCAGAATCTAAGGTAAAAGAAGTCACTTCAAAATTTAGGGATTTAAAAATACCCTGTGATGCCATTTATTTAGATATCGATTATATGGAAGGCTTCCGTTGTTTCACTTGGAACAAAGAATACTTTCCAGATCCTAAACGTATGGTCAAGGAATTGGCTGCTGACGGATTCAAAACTGTGGCCATCATCGATCCAGGAATTAAGATTGATAAAGATTATGCTGTCTTTCAGGAAGCTTTAGAGAAAGACTATTTCTGTAAACGTGCCGATGGGCCTTACATGAAAGGTAAAGTATGGCCTGGAGAATGTTATTTTCCAGATTATACCAACCCAGAAGTTAGAGAATGGTGGTCTGGATTGTTCAAAGAATTAATCGAAGACATAGGTGTAAAAGGTGTTTGGAACGATATGAACGAGCCTGCTGTAATGGAGGTCCCAAATAAAACATTCCCAGATGATGTACGTCATGACTATGATGGAAATCGTTGTAGCCATAGAAAAGCACATAATATCTACGGAATGCAGATGGCAAGAGCTACCTATCAAGGACTAAAAAAGTTTGCCTATCCAAAACGACCATTTGTAATCACACGTTCTGCATATTCCGGAACACAGCGTTACACATCAACTTGGACAGGAGATAACGTTGCAACTTGGGAACATTTATGGATTGCCAATGTGCAAGCACAACGTATGGCAATGTCTGGGTTTAGTTTTGCAGGTAGTGATATTGGAGGATTTGCAGAGCAGCCACAAGGTGAATTATTTACACGTTGGATTCAATTAGGAATTTTCCACCCATTCTTTAGAGTACATTCTTCTGGAGATCATGGTGATCAAGAACCTTGGACGTTTGGAAAAGAGGTGACAGATATCGTTAGAAAATTTATTGAAATAAGATATCAACTTCTACCATATTTATATACTGCTTTTTGGAAGTATGTAGAAGATGGTACACCAATATTGAATTCTTTGGTGTTGTATGATCAAGAAGATGTTCAAACGCATTATAGAACCGATGAGTTTGTTTTTGGTAATCACATTTTGGCATGTCCTATTTTAGAACAAAATGCAAAAGGTAGACGTATGTACTTTCCAATTGGGAAATGGTACAATTTCTGGAATGATGACGTACAAAAAGGCGGACGAGAATTATGGGTAGATTCAGATTTAGATAGTATGCCAATATTTGTAAAGGAAGGTGCAATCATCCCTAAGTACCCAATACAACAATATGTTGGTGAGAAAAACATAGAAACAGTTGTATTGGATGTCTATTATAAAGAAGGAAAAGAACAATCTTTATTATTTGATGATGCTCATGATGGTTATGACTATACAAAAGGACGTTACAGTTTGAGAACATTTAAATTGACAGGTAAACCAAACGAACTAATCATCCAGCAGCATAAAGAAGGAAAATTTGAAGCAGGATATGAAACCTTCGAACTAAAAATTCATGGGTTACCATTTGAGATTACAGAAATTCAAGTAGATAATGTTATAATCCCGTTAGATCGTATTGAGACTAATGGTATTTCGACAATGCCCATTCTTAAAGAATTTACTGAGTTACACTTAATAGGGGCTTAAAAAATAAGTAACTAACTTTTTTTATTTGTGACAATATTATAAGGTATTGTGTCAAAGTTAATAGAATCATTTCGTAAATTTAACTTACACAATTAAAACTATAACATATGAATTTTAAAAATAAAATTGTAGCTGTTGGAGTAATAGCTTTATTTCTATCCTGCACTACAAATCCATTTACTGGAAATAAAACTTTGGCGTTAGTGCCAAACTCTCAGTTGTTCCCAACTGCGTTTGCACAATACGATCAGTTTTTGACTGAGAACAATGTGGTAACAGGTACAGCAGATGCTGAAATGATAAAAAGAGTGGGACAGCGTATTGCTGTTGCAGCAGAGCGTTGGTTAAATGCCAATGGTCACCAAAACTATTTAGAGGGTTACAAATGGGAGTATAATTTAGTTAATGATCCAACAGTAAATGCTTGGTGTATGCCAGGAGGAAAAATCGTATTTTATACAGGGATTTTACCAATTGCACAAAACGAAACCGGTGTTGCAGCAATTATGGGACATGAGGTAGCTCATGCATTGGCAAATCACGGTCAGCAACGTATGAGTGCTGGGATGTTACAACAATTAGGTGCTGTAGCAGGAAACGTCGCTATTAAAGACGAGCAAACTCGTGGACTATTCAATCAAGCTTACGGTATAGGTAGCCAAGTTGGTGTGATGCTTCCTTTTAGTAGAAGTCACGAAACACAATCTGATGAAATTGGATTGTACTTAATGGCAATTGCGGGATATAACCCTAGTGAAGCTGCGGAATTGTGGAAACGTATGAAAGCTAACAGTGGAGGTCAAGCACCACCAGAATTTTTAAGTACACACCCATCTAACGATACAAGAATTAATAATTTAACGCAGTGGGCTTCAAAAGCAAAAGCAGAAGCTAAGAAGTATGGTGTAGATTCATTTAGACCTTTAGGTAAGTTTTAATTTAATAGCTTGTAAAGCATAAAAATTATAGTAATTTAGAAGCTGTCCAATTTTGGGCAGCTTTTTTAATATCCTACTATGGCAAACCTAAAAAAAGGGAGCAAAAAACTATTGAACGCCTGGGCATTTTATGACTGGGCAAATTCAGTTTATACGCTCACTATTGCATCTTCAATATTTCCAATATTTTATTCAGCATTATTTATTTCAGAAATAAAAAATATTGAAGCCTTTGGGATGGTTTTTAAAAGTACAGCGCTCATTACATATGTTACAGCTTTTACGTTTTTGGTTGTTACATTTACGTCTCCAATTCTTTCTGGAATAGCCGATTATGTAGGTAACAAAAAGAATTTTATGAAATTCTTTTGTTATGTTGGAGGTGCAGGATGCATTGGTTTGTATTGGTTTAGTATTGAACCTGAAAGGATTCATTTAAGTTTATTATTTTATTTTATGGGTTTAATAGGATATTGGGGAAGTTTGGTCTTTTACAATTCTTATCTGCCAGATATCGCTTATCCAGAACAGCAAGACCGTATTAGTGCCAAAGGGTTTTCTCTCGGTTACTTCGGAAGTGTCTTACTCCTAGTTTTAAATTTAGCCATGGTCATGAAGCCAGACTGGTTTGGATTTGATATTAGTATTTCGGAAAATATTAGAGAAACGGGAACAGAAGCTCAAATTTCCGAAGCATTAAAAGACGCTAAAAACAGTGCCTCAATGGAAGCAATGCGAGTTGCGTTTATAACTGTAGGTTTATGGTGGATTTTATTTAGTCAATATACATTTTACATTTTGCCAAAAGGAGTTTCTAAAGGACATAGAGTAACCAAGGATTTGGTTTTTAATGGCCTAAAAGAGTTGAAATCGGTTTGGTTACAACTCAAACAAAATCTTCGTTTAAAACGATATTTAGTAGCGTTTTTCGTATTCAGCATGGCTGTACAAACGATTATGTTGGTGGCTGTGTATTTTGGTGAGGAAGAAATAGCTTGGGGAAGTGCAGATGCTAAGACTACAGGGTTAATCGTTAGTATTTTGGTCATTCAGTTAGTAGCGATCCTTGGTGCGTTTTTAACGTCTCGAGCTTCTGGCATCTTCGGAAATATTAAAACATTAATAGTTGTCAATTTCATTTGGATGGGACTTTGTTTCTATGCTTACTTTATGGAAACTCCTATTCAATTTTATATTGCAGCGTCTTTAGTTGGATTGGTTATGGGAGGTATTCAATCACTGGCTCGTTCTACATATTCAAAATTTTTACCTGCGACAGAGGACACAACATCTTATTTTAGCTTTTTTGATGTTGCTGAAAAAATAGGAATTGTAATAGGTATGGTGATTTTTGCAACAATTGATCAAATTACAGGGAGTATGCGAAATGCAATTCTGTTTCTTTTTGTGTTTTTTTTAATAGGTATCGTTTTATTGTTTAGAGTTCCGAAGGAAAACAAATAAATTAGTATGTTTGTACAAACCCAATTTAAATTTATTATGAAAAAGTTTTTTGCACTATTAATGTGTGTCGTTTCCTTAACATTCATGACTTGTGAGAATGAACCGTTAGAGGGAGATTTTGCCACTGGAGGACTTTCATGTGAAACAGCAGCAGCAAATACGGTACAGGCAGCATTGAATCTTGTATCTGCAAACCAAGATAATTATACACAGTTATGTATTGCTTATCGTAATGCATTGCAGGCTCAAATTGAAGCTTGTGGAGATCCAGATGGAAGTATACAGGCGGGAGTTGATGCTTTAGGAGATTGCTCTACAATTAATTTTGATGATTGCGAGAATGCAGAGGACGCTGTAGATACTGCTCAAGCAGCTTTGGATAGTGCTACTCCAGATACTTATTCCAGCCTTTGTAACGTGCTTAAAGCAGCATTACAAAATCAAATTGCTCAATGTGGTGATGTTGATGGAAGCATTCAAGCTCAAATTAGTGATTTAGGTGATTGTTCATTCAATGTACCTGCAGAAGTTGAGATAAGCCTTACAGCGGGAACGTTAGATATAGAATTTGATTTGGTAGATGTCGTTGTAGATGGTACGACACTAAAAATTACTGGAGAAACTTCTGCACCAAATGATTATATGGTTTATTTTGAAATTGAGCAAGGTCAAACAGGCGTGGACGTTATAAATTCTACTTTTCAATTGACTTTAACATCTGTATTCTTTCCTTCAACTGTAGGATTTGAGGATTACACGTCAAATATAACTGTAAATACAGATGGTACGTTAACAGGAACATTTTTTGGACTTGTGACTAATGCAGATGGTGGTGATTTAAGTCTAACCTCTGGAATGATAAATATCACATATTAATTATAAAAATTTTAGTTAAAAAGCCACTAACATTTCGTTAGTGGCTTTTTGTTTTTAAACAGATTCAGTAATAATCCTAATTCTAAATATTTAATTCTCAATACTGCCAGAGCCAGTTATTTTAGTTGATTTTTTGGTAGGTTGTCCTCTATACTCAATGTCACCAGAGCCTGTGACTTTAGCGTTTAATTCTCCATTACAAACTACTTCTGCATCTCCAGATCCTGTTACAGAAACATCCGTATTGGTGGTTTTAAGATCAAAACCATGAAAATCTCCAGATCCGGTAACACCAGCTACTAAATCTGTTGTAGAACCTTTTAAGGTTAAATCTCCAGAACCTGCAACTTTTCCAGTAACAGATGTTGTTTTTACATTTAAAATAACATCTCCAGATCCCGATAATGAGGCTTCAAAATTATTTGAAGAAATGACATCTTCATTCCATAAATCTCCAGAACCTGAAAGTGATACAGCATCAAGATCTTTAAAAGGTATGGTGATTTTTACAGTTTTATTTCGACTTGGAGCAAGGTTTTTACCTTTTTCTGTATTGATGGTAAGTTTTCCGTTTTTTACCTCAGTAGTGATATGGTCTAATAAGTTAGATTCTCCCTCAAGTGTGATTTTACCTTCGGTTCCTGCAACCAAAATATAGTCAAAACTTCCAGCGCAGTGCACCGCGTCATAAGTTGAAGTTGTTCTGTTTACTTTAGTAACGTTTCCGTTGCCTTTTATTTTTTTTCCGCCCCATTGAGCTTGTGAAAACGTAAAACTTAGTAGGGCTGTGATTAATAAAAATGATTTTTTCATGATATTTTATTTTTTAAAGATGTGATTAGTTTTTTTTGAATGTAACGCTTCCATAATCTGATTTTATTCTAATCAGGTTTGTAGCGTTAGGGTTTCCGAAGTAACCTTGATAATATTTATCGGTAGATTCAACGCGCTTGTTCGTGAACTCAAAGTCGTCTGCATCTCTAAGTGAGGCATATTCGAGGTCAATGTCAAATTTGAACTGGTATGCTGGATCGTAGCCTATGGTGATCCCATTATAATCTGATTGTATATCAATATTCCCAGCTTTGGCAGTCATGTTATCGATTTTAATGGAGCCATAATCTGCCTTAATGTTAACATTTTTGTAAATATTACCAAGTCTCACTGTGAGATAATCGCCATTACCGTTAACATTATTTGCATTATTTATTTTTACTGAACCGTAGTCACAATTATAATCGACATCTTCGGCAATTTC
It contains:
- a CDS encoding M48 family metallopeptidase, whose protein sequence is MNFKNKIVAVGVIALFLSCTTNPFTGNKTLALVPNSQLFPTAFAQYDQFLTENNVVTGTADAEMIKRVGQRIAVAAERWLNANGHQNYLEGYKWEYNLVNDPTVNAWCMPGGKIVFYTGILPIAQNETGVAAIMGHEVAHALANHGQQRMSAGMLQQLGAVAGNVAIKDEQTRGLFNQAYGIGSQVGVMLPFSRSHETQSDEIGLYLMAIAGYNPSEAAELWKRMKANSGGQAPPEFLSTHPSNDTRINNLTQWASKAKAEAKKYGVDSFRPLGKF
- a CDS encoding head GIN domain-containing protein; this translates as MKKSFLLITALLSFTFSQAQWGGKKIKGNGNVTKVNRTTSTYDAVHCAGSFDYILVAGTEGKITLEGESNLLDHITTEVKNGKLTINTEKGKNLAPSRNKTVKITIPFKDLDAVSLSGSGDLWNEDVISSNNFEASLSGSGDVILNVKTTSVTGKVAGSGDLTLKGSTTDLVAGVTGSGDFHGFDLKTTNTDVSVTGSGDAEVVCNGELNAKVTGSGDIEYRGQPTKKSTKITGSGSIEN
- a CDS encoding VOC family protein — encoded protein: MHTFLLDHIALSVKNVNESIAFYQKVLQLKEIKNTASSSKTRWLSFGDGKQLHLIPRPDAEIKTNKAVHFALSTYDLKSFKEHLKTLEINYSDWRDTTEKNYIRDDGIEQVYFQDPNGYWIEINNG
- a CDS encoding glycoside hydrolase family 31 protein, whose translation is MIVNTELENKGNLTPTKIIHFKKDVDTLYFSAENDVVLQLTVLRDSVLRFRYTTTGTFENDFSYAITKYASTGYNHLEIEEFEDHYKITTSKLICHISKDNMGVKIYDAKDNVLINEDEVGFHWEESYQYGGNIVKMSKVSRDGESYYGLGDKPSHLNLKGKRFQNWVTDSYAYGKDTDPIYKSIPFYTGLHNKKAYGIFFDNSFRSFFDFAHERRNITSFWAEGGEMNYYFFYGPKMTEVVESYTDLTGKPHLLPPLWALGFHQCKWSYYPESKVKEVTSKFRDLKIPCDAIYLDIDYMEGFRCFTWNKEYFPDPKRMVKELAADGFKTVAIIDPGIKIDKDYAVFQEALEKDYFCKRADGPYMKGKVWPGECYFPDYTNPEVREWWSGLFKELIEDIGVKGVWNDMNEPAVMEVPNKTFPDDVRHDYDGNRCSHRKAHNIYGMQMARATYQGLKKFAYPKRPFVITRSAYSGTQRYTSTWTGDNVATWEHLWIANVQAQRMAMSGFSFAGSDIGGFAEQPQGELFTRWIQLGIFHPFFRVHSSGDHGDQEPWTFGKEVTDIVRKFIEIRYQLLPYLYTAFWKYVEDGTPILNSLVLYDQEDVQTHYRTDEFVFGNHILACPILEQNAKGRRMYFPIGKWYNFWNDDVQKGGRELWVDSDLDSMPIFVKEGAIIPKYPIQQYVGEKNIETVVLDVYYKEGKEQSLLFDDAHDGYDYTKGRYSLRTFKLTGKPNELIIQQHKEGKFEAGYETFELKIHGLPFEITEIQVDNVIIPLDRIETNGISTMPILKEFTELHLIGA
- the glgB gene encoding 1,4-alpha-glucan branching protein GlgB, whose amino-acid sequence is MAEVIAHSRFTDFDINLFKSGKHYRLYEKFGSHITTLDGVEGVYFAVWAPSAKHVSVIGDFNFWVEGEHQLNVRWDSSGIWEGFIPGAGKGSKYKYKIQSNNNDIKTEKADPYARRSEHNPKTASIVWDEPFKWKDTKWMKKRKKNNALDAPFSVYEVHLGSWKKKVDEGRFLSYVEMADELVKYVKEMNFTHVELMPIMEFPYDPSWGYQVTGYFAPTSRFGYPEEFKLLVDKFHQNDIGIILDWVPSHFPEDAHGLGFFDGSALYEHPDPRKGYHNDWKSLIFNYGRNEVKSFLISNAIFWLDQYHADGLRVDAVASMLFLDYSREDGEWEPNMFGGRENLEAMSFLREMNEAVYSSFPDVQTIAEESTAFPMVSKPTFMGGLGFGMKWMMGWMHDTLQYFSKESIYKRFHQNDLTFSMTYAFTENFMLPLSHDEVVYGKKSILGRMPGDEWQRFANLRLLYSYMFTHPGTKILFQGGEFGQSSEWNFEQSLDWHLLQYAPHQGVQELYKDLNEFYKSQPALYEKQFSAEGFEWIDYGDSKNSVFTYIRKGNDSKDDVIIACNMTPVPKENYKVGLPKKGNLKEVFNSDLKKYYGSGQYINKTKTTKAEAWNFRDHSIEIDIPPLGMVAFKYGK
- a CDS encoding MFS transporter — encoded protein: MANLKKGSKKLLNAWAFYDWANSVYTLTIASSIFPIFYSALFISEIKNIEAFGMVFKSTALITYVTAFTFLVVTFTSPILSGIADYVGNKKNFMKFFCYVGGAGCIGLYWFSIEPERIHLSLLFYFMGLIGYWGSLVFYNSYLPDIAYPEQQDRISAKGFSLGYFGSVLLLVLNLAMVMKPDWFGFDISISENIRETGTEAQISEALKDAKNSASMEAMRVAFITVGLWWILFSQYTFYILPKGVSKGHRVTKDLVFNGLKELKSVWLQLKQNLRLKRYLVAFFVFSMAVQTIMLVAVYFGEEEIAWGSADAKTTGLIVSILVIQLVAILGAFLTSRASGIFGNIKTLIVVNFIWMGLCFYAYFMETPIQFYIAASLVGLVMGGIQSLARSTYSKFLPATEDTTSYFSFFDVAEKIGIVIGMVIFATIDQITGSMRNAILFLFVFFLIGIVLLFRVPKENK